The Burkholderiales bacterium DNA segment GCTTACTCTCGCCGCATCAACATTCAGCATCGTTTGGTTTATCAGGTTTTGAAGGAAGAAAAGACAGTGAAGATTATTCGAATGTGACACATTACGAATAGAGATCGGATAGCTGGCGTTCCGCGCCCCCCACTACAGCGGCCTGGCGAACACCTGCGTCCAGTAGATGCCGAGCTTGCTTGCGGATTCGCTGCGCACGCCGGCGCCCATCTCGGTTACTTTCGGGTTCATCACGTTGGCGCAGTGGCCCGGGCTTTTCAGCCAACCGGTGACGACTTCGCGCGCGTCCGCTTGCCCGGCCGCGATGTTTTCCGCAACGATGCGATAGCGGTAGCCGGCATGCTTGACGCGCTCGTCCGGCGTGCTGCCGTTTTCGGCCGTGTGGCTGAAATAGTTTTTGCTCGCCATATCGGCGCTGTGTTGCGTGGCGGCCGCCGCAAGCTGCGCGTTCCACGAGAGCGGTTGCGCTTTGGAGTAATCCGTTTTGCCGCAGCGGCGAGCCTGCCCGCGCGCCGAATTGGTTAACGCGAGTATTTTCTTCGCTGCCGCCGCGGCATCCGTCGGGCCGCTGCGCGGCGCGGCAAGCACGATGGACCACGAAGCACCGTTCTGGTAGATGCCGATATCCGTGTAGCTCGCGCGCGTCAACTGCCCGCAAAAGCGTTGCGCGAGCAGCTTCATCGTGAGAAGCGGGCTTTCGGTACCGGTTACGTTGAGCCACTGGGCATTGTTGGCGCTGTAGCCCTCGCGCTGCAGGTGCTTGCCGAGGGGCCCGTCATCGGCCGCCGTGCGCGCCGCCGCCGCCAACTTCGCATTCGCTCGTAATGCAGCAGCGGGCGCAACAGAGCGGCCCGCGCAACGCGTTCCCCCGGCGCGATATTGGTTGATCAGCTCCAGCAGCTCGTCATCCTGCGCCGCCTCAGCGTTCGAAAAAGCGCAGCCGGCAAGTGCAAAGAGCATCGCTGCAAAGTATGTTGCGTGAATCCGCTTCAATCGTTTTATCACTTCCGCAATTGCGACCGCCTTTGACCGGACCATGCAGTTCGATTGGAAATTAGATCTTGCCGATGAAATCGCGCTTGCCGATTTCCAATCCGTTGTGGCGAAGGATGTTGTAGGCCGTTGTCATATGGAAATAGAAATTCGGCAACGCGAAATCGAGCAGATACGGCAGGCCCTTGAACGACATCGGCTTGCCGGCGACGGTAATGTTGATTTCGCGTTCCTCCGACCCATCGATTTGCGCAGGCTCGAAGCTTCGCACGAACGCCAGCGTCTTTTTAATGCGCCCCTGGAATTCGGCGAAGCTCGCTTCATTGTCTTCGTACTTCGGCACTTCGATCCCGGCGAGACGAGCTGACGTTCCCTTCGCAAAATCGGTCGCGATCTGAATCTGCTTGGCAAGCGGCAGCATGTCGGGAAAGAGGCGCGCGTTCAGCAGCACGCCCGGATCGATCTTGCGCGCCTCGGCGTGGGTTGTCGCCTTATCGAGAAAAGCCGACAGATTGCCGAGCATGCGCACGAACACGGGAACGGAAGCCTGGTACATGGAGAGCGTCATGAAAATGTTCCTTGATGTTTGCGAAAGTTAGTGCAGCAATGCAAGCAGCCCCGGATGCAGCGCAACGAAATCCGGGAGGGCCGTTCGTTACGTCCCAATTCGCGATTCCCGCGGCAATACTGCGTCGGCCTCAGTGCGGTTGTTATGAATAACTATCTTTTCGCCAGCGGTCGCACGATTTCGAGTCTTATTCGGACGCTGGCAGCGTCGATTGTTCCTGCTCGAAAGTCTTCCCAGACGCTGCGTACTTGAGGCTTCATTGATTCTATACACATGCAACCACTTAGCGCAGAGTTCATCTTTTCCCACAATGGCTCTATGATCTGAGCGACTTTCTGTATGGCCTGCCCCTGCCACTCGGGGCTCTCTGTCGTTTGAATATGCGAACCGCTCCAGTGAAGATACGATGACAGAATCCCCCAAGACCTCATCAATTTCTTGATGTTCCATTTATTTACTCTTGGGATGCCGGAAGATAACGAGCCTATTATCTCGGTAAAGTCCTGCAATTTTTCGTGGTCCGGTACGATCTGCTCTAGCAACTTACTCAGCTTTCGTGGCTCCGAAAGCAACCTCTTGTAGTTTTCCTCGGTTAGGGCTGCGCCCGCAGTGATGATGATCTGCTCGAATACTAAGTGCTCGATAGCAAGGCGACCATCAATGGAGGCGTAGTGTAGCGCAGCGAACTGCCCCGTTCGTTTGACAAGGTCCAGCCACGACGCAGCCCGATATCCAAAACCTTTGGCATCATGGAAGATACCCTCAGTGATGATTTGTTCCGCCGTTCGCTGTTTATGGTCTGAAGCAGTCATGCATAACGCGCAAATTCAGCGGCGAGCAAAAGCAAGCTTTTGTGAGTCGGTCATTGGAGCGGCACCAAAACAAGCGTGCGAAGCGCCGAATCGCTTTGCCTAACCTGTCCCGCCCCCCATTCAACTAACCGGCCGTTTTTTAGGATCATCGCGTAGTCGGCTTTGCCGCGCACGTCCCAGCCGCTAATCACGCGATTTGTGTACTTCAACGCCTCGTATTCGCCGCTCCGCTGGAACCCGTCAGGCTTTCCCATAATGGCGATGACCTGTTCCTTGGACATGCCCTCTTCAA contains these protein-coding regions:
- a CDS encoding DUF1993 family protein: MTLSMYQASVPVFVRMLGNLSAFLDKATTHAEARKIDPGVLLNARLFPDMLPLAKQIQIATDFAKGTSARLAGIEVPKYEDNEASFAEFQGRIKKTLAFVRSFEPAQIDGSEEREINITVAGKPMSFKGLPYLLDFALPNFYFHMTTAYNILRHNGLEIGKRDFIGKI
- a CDS encoding CAP domain-containing protein; the encoded protein is MLFALAGCAFSNAEAAQDDELLELINQYRAGGTRCAGRSVAPAAALRANAKLAAAARTAADDGPLGKHLQREGYSANNAQWLNVTGTESPLLTMKLLAQRFCGQLTRASYTDIGIYQNGASWSIVLAAPRSGPTDAAAAAKKILALTNSARGQARRCGKTDYSKAQPLSWNAQLAAAATQHSADMASKNYFSHTAENGSTPDERVKHAGYRYRIVAENIAAGQADAREVVTGWLKSPGHCANVMNPKVTEMGAGVRSESASKLGIYWTQVFARPL